A single window of Arcobacter venerupis DNA harbors:
- a CDS encoding NADH-quinone oxidoreductase subunit N, which yields MSQIIYLLPELIILTGALVLMFMSMYEKFVVKDFIIVSSFFLIIALGFTLCNVNNSFSVQPYMSLLNNVLTFDTFSNFFNILLISSTLLTLLIGEHYFQHRSYFKGEFFSILLFALFGMMILAHANELVTAYVALEIASFSVYIMVGYNSDDSKRVEAIFKYLVLGSFIGAFYLLGVVLIYGATQSTNLANISAFIGTASSDDMILVYIGLTLILFTFLFKIAAFPFQSWVLDVYRGAPMVITAYMASTFKIAIFSFFLRTILNYISPIIDFWDGILTVIIVLTLIFGTWLAITQKIVKRMLTASSIVHTGYLLLAFIALSYKDGYIINIDAAYATMFYLIAYLLSALGAFGLASHIISETNVKVTYDDFKGLAKERPFLAAMMTIFLFSLAGIPSTIGFIGKLYVFTEAINAGYTILTIIAIFATIVSIYYYFKLIAVMYFYPPKVECISVEFNDKRVSTYAIAFVAILTVLGGIGSAIVFFIPAMNIDQIINLTQLAVQSLFIK from the coding sequence GTACTTATGTTTATGAGTATGTATGAAAAATTTGTTGTAAAAGATTTTATTATTGTTTCTTCATTTTTTCTAATTATTGCATTAGGTTTTACTTTATGTAATGTAAATAACTCTTTTTCAGTTCAACCTTATATGAGTTTATTAAACAATGTTTTAACTTTTGATACTTTTTCAAACTTTTTCAACATTTTATTAATAAGTAGTACATTGCTTACTCTTTTAATTGGTGAACATTATTTCCAACATAGATCTTATTTTAAAGGTGAATTTTTTTCAATTTTACTTTTTGCTTTATTTGGAATGATGATTTTAGCCCATGCAAATGAGTTAGTAACTGCTTACGTTGCACTAGAAATTGCATCTTTTTCAGTTTATATTATGGTTGGTTATAACTCTGATGACTCAAAAAGGGTTGAAGCAATTTTCAAATATTTAGTTTTGGGATCATTTATTGGAGCTTTTTATCTTTTAGGTGTTGTTTTAATTTATGGAGCAACTCAAAGTACAAACTTAGCTAATATATCTGCATTTATAGGAACAGCTAGTTCTGATGATATGATTCTTGTGTATATTGGATTAACATTAATCTTATTTACATTTTTATTTAAAATCGCAGCCTTTCCATTTCAATCATGGGTTCTTGATGTTTATCGAGGGGCACCGATGGTTATTACAGCCTATATGGCCTCAACTTTTAAAATTGCAATTTTCTCATTTTTCTTAAGAACAATACTAAACTATATTTCACCAATTATAGATTTCTGGGATGGAATTTTGACTGTAATTATTGTTTTAACATTAATCTTTGGAACTTGGTTAGCAATTACTCAAAAAATTGTAAAAAGAATGTTAACAGCATCATCTATTGTTCATACGGGATATTTACTTTTAGCGTTCATTGCATTAAGTTATAAAGATGGATATATTATTAATATTGACGCTGCATATGCAACAATGTTTTATTTAATTGCATATTTGTTATCAGCTCTTGGAGCTTTTGGATTAGCTTCACATATTATTTCAGAAACAAATGTAAAAGTTACTTATGATGATTTTAAAGGTTTAGCAAAAGAGAGACCTTTTTTAGCAGCTATGATGACAATATTTTTATTTTCATTAGCAGGAATTCCTTCAACTATTGGATTTATAGGTAAACTTTATGTATTTACAGAAGCCATTAATGCGGGATACACTATCTTAACAATTATTGCAATATTTGCAACAATAGTTTCAATATATTACTATTTTAAATTAATAGCGGTAATGTATTTTTATCCTCCAAAAGTTGAATGTATTTCAGTTGAATTTAATGATAAAAGAGTTTCAACATATGCTATTGCTTTTGTTGCAATATTAACTGTTTTAGGTGGAATAGGTTCAGCAATTGTGTTTTTTATTCCTGCTATGAATATTGATCAAATAATTAATTTAACTCAATTAGCTGTTCAATCATTATTTATAAAATAG